The following are from one region of the Streptomyces tuirus genome:
- a CDS encoding SsgA family sporulation/cell division regulator, with the protein MNTTVSCELHLRLVVSSESSLPVPAGLRYDTADPYAVHATFHTGAEETVEWVFARDLLAEGLHRPTGTGDVRVWPSRSHGQGVVCIALSSPEGEALLEAPARALESFLKRTDAAVPPGTEHRHFDLDQELSHILAES; encoded by the coding sequence ATGAACACCACGGTCAGCTGCGAGCTGCACCTGCGCCTCGTTGTGTCGAGCGAGTCCTCCCTGCCTGTCCCCGCAGGCCTGCGGTACGACACGGCCGACCCCTACGCCGTGCACGCCACCTTCCACACCGGAGCCGAGGAAACCGTCGAGTGGGTGTTCGCCCGCGACCTCCTCGCCGAGGGGCTTCACCGCCCTACGGGCACCGGCGACGTCCGCGTCTGGCCGTCGCGCAGTCACGGTCAGGGCGTCGTGTGCATCGCCCTGAGCTCACCGGAGGGCGAGGCCCTGCTGGAGGCCCCGGCGCGGGCCCTGGAGTCCTTCCTGAAGCGGACCGACGCCGCCGTGCCGCCCGGCACGGAACACCGGCACTTCGACCTCGACCAGGAGCTCTCGCACATCCTGGCGGAAAGCTAG
- a CDS encoding DsbA family protein: MSDSSSDRSAAPVLEVWCDLQCPDCRTALDDLHALRARYGDRLEVRLRHFPLEKNKHAFAAAQAAEEAWEQGRGWPYAEALLGRVEELSRKGEPFLVELARELGLDAEEFDTALVDGRHILIVDADQAEGKAIGVSGTPTYVIGGERLDGGKSQEGLRARIEEIADRLLAGQEH; the protein is encoded by the coding sequence ATGAGCGACTCCTCCTCCGACCGTTCCGCCGCCCCCGTCCTCGAGGTCTGGTGCGACCTCCAGTGCCCGGACTGCCGTACCGCGCTGGACGATCTCCATGCCCTGCGCGCCCGCTACGGCGACCGCCTGGAGGTGCGGCTGCGGCACTTCCCGCTGGAGAAGAACAAGCACGCCTTCGCCGCCGCCCAGGCCGCGGAGGAGGCGTGGGAGCAGGGCCGCGGCTGGCCGTATGCGGAGGCTCTGCTGGGGCGGGTGGAGGAGCTGTCCCGTAAGGGGGAACCCTTCCTGGTCGAGCTGGCCCGCGAACTGGGCCTGGACGCCGAGGAGTTCGACACCGCGCTGGTCGACGGCCGGCACATCCTGATCGTGGACGCCGACCAGGCCGAGGGCAAGGCGATCGGCGTGAGCGGTACCCCGACGTATGTCATCGGCGGTGAGCGGCTCGACGGCGGCAAGAGCCAGGAGGGCCTGCGCGCGCGCATCGAGGAGATCGCGGACCGGCTGCTGGCCGGGCAGGAGCACTGA
- a CDS encoding ABC transporter substrate-binding protein has translation MVNGRNVERRTVLKAAGATAATLGLVATTGCGGDGGASADGTVTIRYAWWGAEDRAERINKTIELFHKKYPKIKVKTDFQPYLDFWKKFNTQASGGNPPDVFQNAIGFLRKYDAKNVLLDLSEQAEAGHLRMEGFRAGLDKFGEIDGKLLGVPVGSNSMSLVIDKPVYTRAGVKPEQGWTWDDFDAAMKRIRDRTGRAGDSGMYGVMYLYDLYLRQNGKAFFTEDGLGFTEADLTDWWTKARKGVEEGLYSDPKKVAQIKPKSAVAAELAGGEFTWDNFTVRYTAEGKSEYGLAPIPTTDGKKTGQYLGSLMLSASRRTQHPKEVAQFIDFMVHDPEVARIMGYDRGVPATQAQFDAYKPTDPVNQAIAAYEQSLVTSGVLEPITPHPNGADICESAFLRIAEEMGLGKRSVAEAVKQFFTESKTALGT, from the coding sequence GTGGTGAACGGCAGGAATGTTGAGAGACGTACCGTCCTGAAGGCGGCCGGAGCCACGGCAGCCACGCTTGGGTTGGTCGCGACGACCGGGTGCGGGGGCGACGGAGGGGCCTCCGCGGACGGGACGGTGACGATCCGTTATGCGTGGTGGGGTGCGGAGGATCGCGCCGAGAGAATCAACAAGACGATCGAGCTCTTCCACAAGAAGTATCCGAAGATCAAGGTGAAAACGGACTTCCAGCCTTATCTCGACTTCTGGAAGAAGTTCAACACCCAAGCCTCCGGCGGAAATCCGCCGGACGTGTTCCAGAATGCGATCGGCTTCCTCCGGAAATACGACGCGAAGAACGTCCTGCTCGATCTCAGCGAGCAGGCCGAGGCCGGCCACCTCCGGATGGAGGGATTCCGCGCGGGTCTCGACAAGTTCGGGGAGATCGACGGCAAACTCCTCGGCGTCCCGGTCGGTTCGAACTCCATGTCTCTGGTCATCGACAAGCCCGTCTACACGCGCGCCGGCGTCAAGCCGGAGCAGGGCTGGACCTGGGACGACTTCGACGCGGCGATGAAGAGGATCCGCGACAGGACGGGCCGTGCCGGCGACAGCGGCATGTACGGCGTCATGTACCTCTACGACCTCTACCTGCGCCAGAACGGCAAGGCGTTCTTCACCGAGGACGGACTCGGCTTCACCGAGGCCGATCTGACGGACTGGTGGACGAAGGCCAGGAAGGGCGTCGAGGAGGGCCTCTACTCCGACCCCAAGAAGGTCGCCCAGATCAAGCCCAAGTCGGCGGTCGCCGCGGAGCTCGCCGGTGGCGAGTTCACCTGGGACAACTTCACCGTCCGTTACACCGCCGAGGGCAAGAGCGAGTACGGCCTGGCTCCCATCCCGACGACGGACGGCAAGAAGACCGGCCAGTACCTGGGCTCCCTGATGCTGAGCGCCTCCAGGCGCACCCAGCACCCCAAGGAGGTCGCCCAGTTCATCGACTTCATGGTGCACGACCCCGAGGTCGCCAGGATCATGGGCTACGACCGGGGCGTGCCCGCGACGCAGGCCCAGTTCGACGCGTACAAGCCGACCGACCCGGTCAACCAGGCGATAGCCGCCTACGAGCAGTCCCTCGTCACGTCCGGCGTCCTCGAGCCCATCACCCCGCACCCGAACGGCGCGGACATCTGCGAGTCGGCGTTCCTGCGCATCGCCGAGGAGATGGGTCTGGGCAAGAGGTCCGTGGCGGAAGCCGTCAAGCAGTTCTTCACCGAGTCGAAGACGGCTCTCGGCACCTGA
- a CDS encoding aminotransferase class IV codes for MKIWLDGGLQDIESARVSVFDHGLTVGDGIFETVKAVDGRVFALTRHLDRLTRSARGLGLPDPDHDEVRRACAAVLGANPVPLGRLRITYTGGHGPLGSDRGEHGPTLVVALGETTRRPDSTAVITVPWTRNERGALTGLKTTSYAENVVALARAREQGASEALFGNTVGQLCEGTGSNVFVVLDGEIHTPPLASGCLAGITRALTVEWTGAKETDLPLDVLERADEIFLTSTLRDVQAVHRVDGRELPGAPGPVTAKAMRIFDERAGNDLDP; via the coding sequence GTGAAGATCTGGCTCGACGGCGGTCTGCAGGACATCGAGTCCGCCCGCGTCTCCGTCTTCGACCACGGGCTGACCGTGGGCGACGGCATCTTCGAGACGGTGAAGGCCGTGGACGGCCGGGTGTTCGCGCTCACCCGGCACCTGGACCGGCTGACCCGGTCCGCGCGCGGCCTCGGCCTGCCGGACCCGGACCACGACGAGGTGCGCCGCGCCTGCGCCGCCGTCCTCGGCGCCAACCCCGTGCCGCTCGGCCGCCTCCGCATCACCTACACCGGCGGGCACGGCCCCCTCGGTTCCGACCGCGGCGAGCACGGCCCGACCCTGGTCGTCGCCCTCGGCGAGACCACCCGCCGCCCCGACTCCACCGCCGTGATCACCGTCCCCTGGACCCGCAACGAGCGCGGCGCGCTCACCGGCCTGAAGACCACCTCGTACGCCGAGAATGTCGTCGCTCTCGCCCGCGCCCGCGAACAAGGCGCGTCCGAGGCCCTGTTCGGCAACACGGTGGGGCAGCTGTGCGAGGGCACCGGGTCGAACGTCTTCGTCGTCCTCGACGGCGAGATCCACACGCCGCCGCTCGCCTCGGGCTGCCTCGCCGGCATCACCCGTGCGCTGACGGTCGAATGGACCGGCGCCAAGGAGACCGACCTGCCGCTGGACGTCCTGGAGCGGGCCGACGAGATCTTCCTGACGTCCACCCTGCGGGACGTGCAGGCGGTGCACCGCGTCGACGGCCGTGAGCTGCCCGGCGCCCCCGGCCCGGTGACCGCCAAGGCCATGCGGATCTTCGACGAGCGGGCCGGGAACGACCTCGACCCCTGA
- a CDS encoding CGNR zinc finger domain-containing protein has product MLITHDTRCALDTVVDLVNTAPEDDTASDGLPDVPALLDFVRNHEISDVGVLSEFDLSAVRKIRERFAAVFAAPDARAAAGQINELVAAAGTTPRLTDHDGYDWHVHYFAPGASVADHLAADCGMALAFFVVAGEQERLRRCEAPDCRRAFVDLSRNRSRRYCDSRTCGNRLHVAAYRARRKEAAG; this is encoded by the coding sequence GTGCTGATCACCCACGACACCCGGTGCGCCCTCGACACCGTGGTCGATCTGGTGAACACCGCACCGGAGGACGACACGGCGTCGGACGGGCTGCCGGACGTGCCGGCCCTCCTGGACTTCGTGCGGAACCACGAGATCAGCGATGTCGGGGTGCTCTCGGAGTTCGACCTCTCCGCGGTGCGCAAGATCCGCGAACGCTTCGCCGCCGTCTTCGCCGCCCCGGACGCCCGGGCCGCGGCCGGCCAGATCAACGAGCTCGTCGCGGCCGCCGGCACCACGCCCCGGCTCACGGACCACGACGGCTACGACTGGCATGTGCACTACTTCGCGCCCGGCGCCTCCGTCGCGGACCATCTGGCCGCCGACTGCGGCATGGCGCTGGCGTTCTTCGTGGTCGCCGGGGAGCAGGAGCGGCTGCGGCGGTGCGAGGCGCCCGACTGCCGGCGCGCCTTCGTCGACCTGTCCCGCAACCGCTCACGGCGCTACTGCGACAGCCGCACCTGCGGAAACCGGCTGCACGTGGCCGCGTACCGGGCGCGCCGCAAGGAGGCGGCGGGCTGA
- a CDS encoding GNAT family N-acetyltransferase — translation MTTTLRPIEPLQQNADGTRSRRFQVCVNSRPVGAIHLGTHPVFGTGVARITKLHIDEPDRRRGRGTVAALAAEEVARGWGCRRIEAGVPAASEAGVRLATALGYVVRNRGMEKRLGDTPPDLPEGSRARPMTDAEFGPWLEKGLEDYARSWTERGVPEAEARAKSERDHAALLPEGLATPGVLISVVEHLGTPVGTLWLAVRENSAFVYDVEADAAHRGKGHGRTLMLLAEAQTIAEGRRTLGLNVFAGNAPAERLYASLGYETEQYAMYKPLL, via the coding sequence ATGACCACGACCCTGCGGCCGATCGAGCCGCTTCAGCAGAACGCCGACGGGACGCGCTCACGCCGCTTCCAGGTGTGTGTGAACAGCCGTCCCGTGGGGGCGATACACCTCGGCACGCACCCCGTCTTCGGCACCGGGGTGGCCCGGATCACGAAGCTGCACATCGACGAACCGGACCGCAGACGCGGACGGGGCACGGTCGCCGCACTCGCCGCGGAGGAGGTGGCGCGCGGCTGGGGGTGCCGCCGCATCGAGGCCGGGGTCCCCGCCGCGTCCGAGGCGGGAGTCCGGCTCGCCACGGCGCTCGGCTACGTCGTCCGCAACCGCGGCATGGAGAAGCGGCTCGGCGACACCCCGCCCGACCTGCCGGAGGGCAGTCGCGCCCGGCCCATGACGGACGCGGAGTTCGGGCCCTGGCTGGAGAAGGGCCTGGAGGACTACGCGCGCAGCTGGACGGAACGGGGCGTCCCGGAAGCCGAGGCCCGGGCCAAGTCGGAGCGCGACCACGCCGCCCTGCTGCCCGAGGGCCTCGCCACCCCCGGCGTGCTCATCAGCGTCGTCGAGCACCTGGGCACACCGGTGGGCACCCTGTGGCTGGCGGTGCGCGAGAACAGCGCGTTCGTCTACGACGTCGAAGCCGACGCCGCCCACCGGGGCAAGGGCCACGGCCGCACGCTGATGCTGCTCGCCGAGGCCCAGACGATCGCCGAGGGCAGGCGGACCCTCGGCCTCAACGTCTTCGCCGGCAACGCCCCCGCCGAACGGCTCTACGCCTCCCTCGGCTACGAGACCGAGCAGTACGCCATGTACAAGCCGCTGCTGTAG
- a CDS encoding carbohydrate ABC transporter permease — MGTTVTHAPAMEGLSQDSEPRHGPVKPGRPAALTRRRRRENLAGYLFMSPWIAGFLLLTAGPMIASLYFAFTDYNLFDAPRWIGLDNFSEMFGDPRWRHSVQVTLWYVAVGTPLKLIAALGVALLLAQSRRGQAFYRAAFYAPSLIGASVSVAIVWKAIFSDDAIVDRTQKILGIDAGGWTGDPDMIIYSLVALTVWQFGAPMVIFLAGLKQVPRELYEAAEVDGAGTLRRFWNITLPMISPVLFFNVLLETIHSFQIFSSAYIVGGGAGGNACGPADGSMVYTCYLYVQGFENSRMGLASAMAWLLLVSVALVTAVLFWSQKRWVHYEEGAR; from the coding sequence ATGGGAACCACCGTGACACACGCCCCTGCGATGGAGGGCCTGTCCCAGGACTCCGAGCCGCGGCACGGTCCGGTGAAGCCCGGGCGCCCCGCCGCCCTCACACGGCGGCGGCGCCGGGAGAACCTGGCCGGCTATCTCTTCATGTCCCCGTGGATCGCCGGGTTCCTGCTGCTCACAGCGGGCCCGATGATCGCCTCGCTCTACTTCGCCTTCACCGACTACAACCTGTTCGACGCGCCCCGGTGGATCGGCCTCGACAACTTCTCCGAGATGTTCGGCGATCCGCGCTGGCGCCACTCGGTGCAGGTGACGCTCTGGTACGTCGCCGTCGGCACGCCGCTCAAGCTGATCGCCGCCCTCGGCGTGGCCCTGCTGCTCGCCCAGAGCAGGCGCGGGCAGGCCTTCTACCGGGCCGCCTTCTACGCGCCCTCGCTCATCGGTGCGAGTGTCTCCGTCGCGATCGTCTGGAAGGCGATCTTCTCGGACGACGCGATCGTCGACCGTACGCAGAAGATCCTCGGCATCGACGCCGGCGGCTGGACCGGCGACCCGGACATGATCATCTACAGCCTGGTGGCGCTCACCGTCTGGCAGTTCGGCGCCCCCATGGTCATCTTCCTGGCCGGCCTCAAGCAGGTCCCGCGCGAGCTCTACGAGGCGGCCGAGGTCGACGGGGCGGGCACGCTGCGCCGGTTCTGGAACATCACGCTGCCGATGATCTCCCCGGTCCTCTTCTTCAACGTCCTGCTGGAGACGATCCACTCCTTCCAGATCTTCAGCTCGGCGTACATCGTCGGCGGCGGCGCGGGCGGCAACGCCTGCGGTCCCGCCGACGGCTCGATGGTCTACACCTGCTACCTCTACGTCCAGGGCTTCGAGAACAGCCGGATGGGTCTGGCCTCCGCCATGGCCTGGCTGCTGCTCGTCTCGGTCGCCCTGGTGACGGCGGTGCTGTTCTGGTCCCAGAAGCGCTGGGTGCACTACGAGGAGGGCGCCCGATGA
- a CDS encoding TIGR02611 family protein, which produces MNTGSNEPGEVAVASDETGTGEVHGEQDRGLGSRAPEFIKARRALHVSWQVGVFIIGLAVVVAGVIMLPLPGPGWVVIFGGMAIWATEFVWAQLVLRWTKRKVTEAAQRALDPRVRRRNIILTSIGLVIVGVLAGFYLWKFGVMMPWKIKDQ; this is translated from the coding sequence ATGAATACGGGGAGTAACGAGCCGGGCGAGGTGGCCGTGGCGTCGGACGAGACGGGGACGGGCGAGGTGCACGGCGAGCAGGACCGCGGGCTCGGCTCACGGGCGCCGGAATTCATCAAGGCCCGTCGGGCGCTGCACGTGAGCTGGCAGGTCGGCGTTTTCATCATCGGGCTCGCGGTGGTCGTGGCCGGCGTCATCATGCTGCCCCTTCCCGGTCCGGGCTGGGTCGTGATCTTCGGCGGCATGGCGATCTGGGCGACGGAGTTCGTCTGGGCCCAGCTGGTGCTCCGCTGGACCAAGCGCAAGGTCACCGAGGCGGCCCAGCGCGCCCTCGATCCCAGGGTGCGGCGCCGCAACATCATCCTGACGTCGATCGGGCTGGTGATCGTGGGCGTACTGGCCGGCTTCTACCTGTGGAAGTTCGGCGTCATGATGCCGTGGAAGATCAAGGACCAGTGA